In the genome of Phaseolus vulgaris cultivar G19833 unplaced genomic scaffold, P. vulgaris v2.0 scaffold_14, whole genome shotgun sequence, one region contains:
- the LOC137816966 gene encoding uncharacterized protein encodes MATYLKYVQALKRVFAMFELVHVPREQNARADLLAKLASSGKGGRQRTVIQETIKTLRKFVADNKVDVLHISAMRGKPRSHRSLIQDTARAPRVSAYAASPEEEKCVQVCVVEEGDTWMTPYKRYITNGILPAELGEGKRIKKNSARYTLIDGVLFRHGFTHPILTCVSGNECTRIMSEIHEGICGSHVGGRSLASKVIFTGFYWPSVREDCVRYAQRCK; translated from the coding sequence ATGGCGACATATCTGAAGTATGTCCAAGCGTTGAAGAGAGTTTTCGCTAtgtttgagctggtgcatgtccctagagaacaaaatgccagagctgacctgctcgccaagctggccagctcaggcaaggggggaaggcagaggacagtcatcCAAGAAACGATCAAAACGCTGCGAAAGTTTGTGGCAGATAATAAGGTGGATGTTCTTCACATCAGCGCGATGAGAGGAAAGccgaggagtcatcggtcgttAATTCAAGATACGGCGAGGGCACCCCGTGTCAGCGCTTATGCGGCCTCGCCCGAAGAAGAGAAGTGTGTGCAAGTGTGTGTCGTGGAAGAAGGGGATACATGGATGACGCCTTATAAGCGATACATTACAAATGGGATTCTCCCAGCGGAGCTTGGAGAGGGCAAgaggataaagaagaactccgcAAGGTACACTCTCATTGATGGAGTGCTATTCAGACATGGGTTCACGCACCCAATTCTGACATGTGTGAGTGGCAACGAGTGTACGAGGATCATGTCGGAGATCCACGAGGGgatttgtggaagccacgtagggggaagatcaTTAGCTTCCAAGGTAATTTTCACAGGGTTCTATTGGCCATCGGTGAGGGAAGATTGTGTGAGATACGCCCAGCGATGCAAGTag
- the LOC137816967 gene encoding uncharacterized protein: protein MDMMQGLQEAMAASKVEQERMQADLAASQARNEELCRTNEELCRGLRNNSGQRDVDDRDCFTPPREFSTPFSQSIIEAVIPHTFVGPKVTFTGMEDSEAHLTAFHTQMMLVGTTEEPMIVYAFRKGVCPGPFCESIIRNRPQTFAEIRRRVVEHIATEGEVCEKRTSVAPARPRALSRAQPAKVNEATTGRKNSERRRPYDARRPQARGRAVGNRPAREGNRPLRHNFVVELKDLIVVPNIADRLRPPVKTDKVVGPHKDLWCKFHQAFGHHINNCLALGHQLDELVKNGFLKDYLAGSSTFAALAIPEEEQAHEMPIHGEVHTISGGFSKGGPVASQRKRYVRSVNSVAEEGSDDPWESDLMFTKADLRDVVPHDNDPVVISVVTAGRRVHRVLVDQGSSADVMFWSTFNKLQLSPDLLMPYTRCLYGFAGTK, encoded by the exons ATGGATATGATGCAGGGATTGCAGGAGGCAATGGCAGCATCGAAGGTTgagcaagaacgcatgcaggcggatctcgcggcatctcaggcgagaaatgaGGAGTTGTGTCGTACGAATGAAGAGCTGTGTCGCGGGTTGCGCAACAACTCAGGGCAACGTGATGTAGATGATCGTGATTGCTTCACTCCACCGAGGGAGTTTTCCACACCGTTCTCACAGTCAATCATTGAGGCGGTGATCCCTCATACGTTCGTGGGTCCTAAGGTGActttcacagggatggaggattccgaagcacatctcactgcgttccacacgcagatgatgctg gttggcaccacaGAGGAGCCCATGATTGTCTACGCGTTCAGGAAGGGGGTGTGCCCTGGGCCTTTCTGTGAGTCaatcatccgcaaccgccccCAAACTTTTgctgagataaggcgtcgcgTTGTGGAACACATTGCCACTGAGGGCGAGGTATGCGAGAAGCGCACAAGTGTTGCACCCGCACGCCCAAGAGCACTGTCGCGTGCACAACCCGCCAAGGTCAACGAggccacgacgggaaggaagaattCGGAGAGGAGGCGCCCATACGATGCGAGGAGGCCCCAGGCTAGGGGGCGAGCAGTGGGGAACAGGCCGGCGAGGGAGGGGAATAGGCCGCTGAGGCACAATTTTGTGGTAGAGTTGAAAGATCTCATCGTCGTGCCTAACATAGCAGATAGGCTGAGGCCACCAGTGAAGACTGACAAAGTAGTGGGACCTCACAAAGACTTGTGGTGCAAGTTCCACCAGGCCTTTGGGCACCACATCAACAACTGCTTGGCATTGGgccatcagttggatgagcttgtgaagaaCGGTTTTCTGAAGGATTATTTGGCCGGATCATCTACTTTCGCAGCTCTGGCGATACCAGAAGAGGAGCAGGCACACGAGATGCCGATCCATGGGGAAGTCCACACAATCTCTGGTGGCTTCTCAAAAGGAGGGCCCGTTGCCTCTCAGCGCAAGAGGTATGTGAGGTCAGTTAATTCAGTGGCTGAGGAAGGTTCAGatgacccgtgggagtcagaccttaTGTTTACCAAGGCTGACCTACGTGATGTCGTCCCACATgataatgaccccgtggtcatttcggtcgtCACCGCTGGGAGGAGGGTGCACCGAGTTCTAGTGGACCAGGGCAGTTcagcagatgtcatgttctggtccaccttcaacaagctgcagttgTCCCCAGATCTGTTGATGCCCTACACtagatgtttgtatgggtttgcaggGACCAAGTAG